From one Bacteroides eggerthii genomic stretch:
- a CDS encoding sialate O-acetylesterase, with translation MKSLIYDKIRLGVAVLLYLCATSWADAKVKLPALISDGMVLQREQSVKVWGTADAGESITVKFQKKSYHATADANGRWSITLPPLKAGGPFPMQVNDIKLNDILVGDVWLCSGQSNMELPVRRVMDMFSQEILSYNNEKIRHILIPQEYNFHAPQEELSETGWKTLTQENVMDFSALAYFFAKEMYEKTGIPVGLINSSWGGTPVEAWISEEGLKEFPLYINSKRLYEDDAYCSHIKKLEGENFYRWNLSLYRGDAGLHESIPWYAANYDDNSWQTVNMFSQSWGNNGLNPIGGSHWLRQDIEIPQSWNGKEATLRLGCIVDADSVYVNGVFVGTTGYQYPPRIYRIPAGVLKSGKNNVTVRIVSNGGQPSFVQEKPYKIICGNEEVNLKQEWKYRLGAPMPPAPEMMFFWYKPVCLYNAMIAPLQNYSIRGVLWYQGESNVSRRNEYVALLSAMIADWRRTFSQSELPFHIVELADFLSKDDLDGRRAWAEMRQEQAKAAAVNSNTYLIRNSDLGEWNDIHPLDKKTLGKRAAESVLSNTKQ, from the coding sequence ATGAAAAGTTTGATTTATGATAAAATTAGGTTAGGAGTGGCAGTGCTACTTTACCTTTGCGCTACCTCATGGGCAGATGCAAAGGTAAAGTTGCCTGCTTTAATTTCAGACGGAATGGTGCTGCAGCGCGAACAGTCGGTCAAAGTATGGGGTACAGCGGATGCAGGCGAAAGTATCACCGTAAAGTTTCAGAAAAAGAGCTATCATGCTACCGCTGATGCCAACGGACGCTGGAGCATTACGCTGCCACCGTTGAAAGCAGGCGGTCCTTTCCCAATGCAAGTCAACGACATCAAACTGAATGACATTTTAGTAGGCGATGTATGGCTCTGCTCAGGACAGTCAAACATGGAACTGCCTGTGAGACGGGTAATGGATATGTTTTCTCAAGAAATACTCAGCTATAACAATGAGAAAATACGACATATCCTCATACCCCAGGAATACAATTTTCACGCACCTCAAGAAGAGCTCTCCGAAACAGGCTGGAAGACGCTGACGCAAGAAAATGTGATGGATTTCTCCGCCCTTGCCTATTTCTTTGCCAAAGAGATGTACGAAAAGACCGGCATACCAGTGGGGCTCATCAACTCCAGCTGGGGAGGTACTCCCGTAGAAGCATGGATAAGTGAAGAAGGGTTGAAGGAGTTCCCTTTATATATCAACAGTAAACGTCTGTATGAAGATGATGCCTATTGCAGCCACATCAAGAAATTAGAGGGTGAGAACTTCTACCGTTGGAACCTGTCGCTCTATCGCGGTGATGCAGGTCTGCACGAATCCATTCCCTGGTATGCAGCCAATTACGATGACAACAGTTGGCAAACAGTAAATATGTTTTCACAATCATGGGGCAATAACGGTCTGAACCCGATTGGCGGTTCCCATTGGCTACGCCAAGACATAGAGATACCGCAATCATGGAACGGTAAAGAAGCCACATTGCGTTTAGGCTGTATTGTGGATGCCGATTCCGTATATGTGAACGGAGTATTTGTCGGAACCACCGGTTACCAATATCCTCCCCGTATCTACCGGATACCTGCCGGTGTATTGAAATCCGGGAAAAACAATGTGACCGTCCGAATCGTCAGCAACGGCGGACAACCGAGTTTCGTACAGGAAAAACCATACAAAATTATCTGCGGCAACGAAGAAGTCAATCTGAAACAGGAATGGAAATACCGGTTAGGAGCTCCCATGCCACCCGCTCCGGAGATGATGTTCTTTTGGTACAAACCGGTATGCCTATACAACGCCATGATAGCTCCACTGCAAAACTATTCCATACGGGGAGTGCTATGGTATCAAGGCGAATCAAACGTATCACGCCGAAATGAATATGTGGCACTTTTATCGGCAATGATTGCCGATTGGCGTCGTACATTCAGCCAGTCCGAACTGCCTTTCCATATTGTAGAGCTGGCCGATTTTCTGTCGAAAGACGATCTTGACGGTCGGAGAGCTTGGGCGGAAATGCGTCAGGAACAAGCCAAAGCGGCCGCTGTCAATTCCAATACTTATCTCATACGTAACAGTGACCTGGGAGAGTGGAATGACATTCACCCGCTTGACAAAAAGACTTTAGGCAA